The Rhodobacter sp. CZR27 genome includes a window with the following:
- a CDS encoding translocation/assembly module TamB domain-containing protein codes for MRIILFLLWLLLPVAAFAQSEAEDRGFLVGLIEDNLSSAGREVRIDGFRGALSSRATIERLTIADDQGIWLTLNKVVLDWSRSALLSGRLSVSELAAAEILLERLPAAAGGPEPPSPEAWDFSLPELPVSVEIGRIAADRLVLGQPVLGSPVEATVEASGSLSGGAGQTQLQLRRTDGQQGELRLSASYSNITRELALDLDLTEAENGIASTLMGLPGTPPLELTVKGTGPITDYAADIRLLTEGQERLAGRVTVQGDTASGRQFAAQLGGDVVPMFLPQYASFFGPDVRLDVAGARAADGRLDLSRLLLSTQALQLQGNLVLAADGLPERIALQGRIASADGQPVLLPLNGPETRIGSADLDISYDAAQGEAWTARLRVADLDRPDLDARLFSLDGAGRIARTGTEATATVEGTLDFAAQDLTPADPDLATALGSEISGRTRFSWVEGGDGLTLPEFTLDGSNYGLTANLTLDGLSSGLTVAGDASVRFDDLSRFSGLAGRPLNGRGTATVSGSTSLISGAIDAQATVTGTDLAMGLPEVDNLLKGESRVAISLLRDTQGTRLRDLRIEARTLTATASGTVATAGSDISARLDFSDLSVLGPRYRGRMEADARFTGTPDAGRVEVNAQGNDLQVGQPQVDGMLRGASTIDLAGRLENRALLLERATVNARTLRLSATGRLAAEDSDVTADLSFTDLAPLGSGFGGSLEAQAGFRGNAERAIITADARARDLRVGQDQANSLLRGESILSAQVRLENGMVQIDRAEMRNPQLAVSAQGSAGAAGRTVTLDARMANLGLIAPQFPGPLTLRGTVASGGEGYRIDLRAQGPGQIDLRAQGSAAANFSTLNLGVTGTAQAALADAFIAPRSVSGPVRFDLRVNGQPALSSVSGRITLSDGRLADPSLGLAIEALRGTVDLAGGRANVAIYGRPTGGGRLSVSGGIGLTSPFPADLSIDIGRAVLRDPNLFETTASGLVTISGPLSGGARIAGRIGLEETELRIPSTGFGGASGLTNLQHRNEPPAVHRTRVRAGMLEDGKDGNGASTAQPYPLDLLISAPNRIFVRGRGLDAELGGELQLSGTTANVVPSGAFNLIRGRLDILGKRLVLSEAQLLLEGDFVPFLRVVASTESDGITTAVVIEGRADEPDVSFTSVPELPEEEVISRLLFGRGLDTISPLQAAQLASAVATLAGRGGEGVIGRLRQGFGLDDLDVSTSEDGSASLKAGKYISENVYTEVEVDQQGESEINLNLDVTPSITLRGSADNTGDTSIGVFFEGDY; via the coding sequence ATGCGGATCATCCTCTTCCTCCTCTGGCTCCTCCTGCCCGTCGCGGCCTTCGCCCAGTCCGAGGCGGAGGACCGCGGCTTCCTTGTCGGCCTGATCGAGGACAACCTGTCCTCGGCCGGGCGCGAGGTGCGGATCGACGGCTTCCGCGGCGCGCTATCGTCGCGGGCCACCATCGAGCGGCTCACCATCGCCGACGATCAGGGGATCTGGCTGACGCTGAACAAGGTGGTCCTGGACTGGAGCCGCTCGGCGCTGCTGTCGGGGCGGCTGTCGGTATCGGAGCTTGCGGCAGCCGAAATCCTGCTGGAACGGCTTCCCGCAGCCGCCGGCGGGCCCGAGCCGCCTTCGCCCGAGGCCTGGGACTTTTCCCTGCCCGAGCTGCCCGTGTCGGTCGAGATCGGCCGGATCGCGGCGGACCGGCTGGTGCTGGGCCAGCCCGTTCTCGGCAGCCCGGTCGAGGCCACGGTGGAAGCCTCCGGCTCGCTGTCCGGCGGCGCGGGGCAGACGCAGCTCCAGCTGCGGCGCACCGACGGGCAGCAGGGCGAACTGCGCCTTTCGGCGAGCTACTCCAACATCACGCGCGAACTGGCGCTCGACCTCGACCTTACCGAGGCCGAGAACGGCATCGCATCGACCCTGATGGGGCTGCCGGGAACTCCGCCGCTGGAACTGACCGTGAAGGGGACCGGGCCGATCACGGACTATGCCGCCGACATCCGACTGCTGACCGAGGGGCAGGAGCGTCTGGCCGGCCGCGTGACGGTTCAGGGCGATACGGCGTCGGGCCGGCAATTCGCGGCGCAGCTTGGCGGCGACGTGGTGCCGATGTTCCTGCCGCAATATGCCTCGTTCTTCGGGCCCGACGTGCGGCTCGACGTGGCAGGGGCCCGGGCGGCGGATGGCCGGCTGGACCTGAGCCGCCTGCTGCTTTCGACACAGGCGCTGCAGCTTCAGGGCAATCTGGTTCTGGCAGCGGATGGCCTGCCCGAGCGGATCGCGCTTCAGGGCCGGATCGCCTCGGCCGATGGCCAGCCCGTGCTGCTGCCGCTGAACGGGCCCGAGACGCGGATCGGCAGCGCCGATCTGGACATCAGCTACGACGCCGCGCAGGGCGAGGCCTGGACGGCCCGGCTGCGTGTCGCGGATCTTGACCGGCCGGACCTCGACGCGCGGCTGTTCTCGCTGGACGGAGCGGGACGGATCGCCCGCACCGGCACGGAAGCCACCGCAACGGTCGAGGGCACGCTGGACTTTGCCGCGCAGGACCTGACGCCGGCCGACCCCGATCTCGCCACGGCCCTCGGATCCGAGATCTCGGGCCGCACGCGGTTCTCGTGGGTCGAGGGCGGCGACGGGCTGACCCTGCCGGAATTCACGCTCGACGGCAGCAACTATGGTCTGACCGCGAACCTGACGCTTGACGGCTTGAGCAGCGGACTGACGGTTGCGGGGGATGCGTCGGTCCGGTTCGACGACCTCTCGCGCTTCTCGGGTCTGGCGGGCCGTCCGCTGAACGGACGCGGCACCGCCACCGTTTCGGGGTCCACCAGCCTTATCTCGGGCGCGATCGACGCGCAGGCTACGGTGACGGGCACGGATCTCGCCATGGGGCTACCCGAGGTCGACAACCTGCTGAAGGGCGAGTCCCGCGTCGCGATCTCGTTGCTGCGGGACACGCAGGGCACCCGCCTGCGCGACCTGCGGATCGAGGCACGCACCCTGACGGCCACCGCCTCGGGCACGGTCGCAACCGCGGGAAGCGACATCTCGGCCCGGCTCGACTTTTCCGACCTGTCGGTGCTCGGTCCGCGCTACCGCGGCCGGATGGAAGCCGATGCCCGCTTCACCGGCACGCCGGATGCGGGCCGGGTGGAGGTCAACGCACAGGGCAACGACCTGCAGGTGGGCCAGCCGCAGGTGGACGGCATGCTTCGCGGGGCCTCGACCATCGACCTCGCGGGGCGGCTCGAGAACCGGGCGCTGCTGCTGGAGCGGGCGACGGTGAACGCCCGGACCCTGCGGCTGTCGGCAACCGGCAGGCTCGCCGCCGAGGACAGCGACGTGACGGCCGACCTTTCGTTCACCGATCTCGCGCCGCTCGGCAGCGGCTTCGGCGGTTCGCTGGAGGCGCAGGCCGGCTTCCGTGGCAATGCCGAAAGGGCCATCATCACCGCCGATGCACGCGCTCGCGACCTTCGCGTCGGGCAGGATCAGGCCAACAGCCTGCTGCGCGGCGAGAGCATCCTGTCCGCGCAGGTCCGTCTGGAGAACGGCATGGTCCAGATCGACCGCGCCGAGATGCGCAACCCGCAGCTTGCCGTCAGCGCGCAGGGCTCGGCCGGCGCCGCGGGGCGCACCGTGACGCTCGATGCGCGGATGGCAAACCTCGGCCTGATCGCGCCGCAGTTTCCCGGGCCGCTCACCCTGCGCGGCACCGTCGCCTCGGGCGGCGAGGGCTACCGGATCGACCTGCGCGCGCAGGGGCCGGGGCAGATCGACCTCAGGGCGCAGGGGAGCGCGGCCGCGAATTTCTCGACGCTGAACCTCGGCGTGACCGGAACGGCGCAGGCCGCGCTGGCGGATGCCTTCATTGCGCCGCGCAGCGTATCCGGGCCGGTCCGGTTCGATCTGCGGGTGAACGGGCAGCCGGCGCTGTCCTCGGTCTCGGGCCGGATCACCCTGTCGGACGGCCGGCTTGCCGACCCGAGCCTCGGTCTTGCCATCGAGGCGCTGCGCGGCACGGTGGATCTGGCCGGCGGCCGGGCCAATGTCGCGATCTACGGCCGGCCGACCGGCGGCGGACGCCTCTCGGTCAGCGGCGGGATCGGTCTGACCTCCCCCTTCCCCGCCGATCTATCGATCGACATCGGCCGCGCGGTCCTGCGCGACCCGAACCTGTTCGAGACCACGGCGAGCGGCCTCGTCACCATCAGCGGTCCGCTGAGCGGAGGCGCGCGCATCGCCGGACGGATCGGTCTCGAGGAAACCGAGCTGCGCATTCCTTCGACGGGCTTCGGCGGAGCGAGCGGGCTGACGAACCTTCAGCACCGCAACGAGCCACCGGCGGTGCACAGGACACGTGTTCGGGCCGGGATGCTGGAGGACGGCAAGGACGGCAATGGCGCGTCCACCGCCCAGCCCTATCCGCTCGATCTGCTGATCAGCGCGCCGAACCGCATCTTCGTGCGCGGGCGCGGCCTCGACGCGGAGCTGGGGGGCGAGTTGCAGCTCTCGGGAACCACTGCGAACGTCGTGCCCAGCGGTGCCTTCAACCTGATCCGCGGGCGGCTCGACATCCTTGGCAAGCGGCTGGTGCTGAGCGAGGCACAGCTTTTGCTGGAGGGCGATTTCGTGCCCTTCCTGCGGGTCGTCGCCTCGACTGAGAGCGACGGCATCACGACCGCGGTGGTGATCGAGGGTCGCGCCGACGAGCCGGACGTCAGCTTCACCTCGGTTCCGGAACTGCCGGAGGAAGAGGTCATCTCGCGCCTGCTGTTCGGCCGGGGCCTCGACACGATCAGCCCGCTGCAGGCGGCACAACTCGCCAGTGCGGTTGCAACCTTGGCGGGCCGCGGCGGCGAGGGCGTGATCGGTCGGCTGCGCCAGGGCTTCGGCCTCGATGATCTGGACGTGTCCACGAGCGAGGACGGAAGCGCGTCGCTGAAGGCGGGCAAGTATATCTCGGAGAACGTCTATACCGAGGTCGAGGTCGACCAGCAGGGCGAGAGCGAGATCAACCTGAACCTCGACGTGACGCCAAGCATCACCCTGCGGGGCAGCGCGGACAACACCGGCGACACCAGCATCGGCGTCTTCTTCGAAGGCGACTACTGA
- a CDS encoding YihY/virulence factor BrkB family protein yields MAAEGFWHSRWRLLVRLYDRIDSADLNLAAAGIAFYGFLAIFPALAALIAIWGWASDPGVIRSQIELAQDFLPEQAYVLFHDQVEALLAANSRHLGWTSLLSTLIAIWSARAGVAALIRGLNATHRLPNRTGPWHIVRAMVLTMTLVGVGLVAMLLSVVAPLVLTFLPLGSFNQQVLELANVGVGILLVVFGVALAYRLGPNRPKGSPRPIVTWGLAVAVALWALASRGLVFYLANFANYNEVYGSIGAVVALLVWLYLSAFAVLLGAAVDAVRAAPQ; encoded by the coding sequence GTGGCGGCCGAGGGATTCTGGCACTCGCGGTGGCGGCTGCTGGTGCGGCTTTACGACCGGATCGACTCGGCTGACCTCAACCTGGCCGCGGCGGGCATCGCCTTCTATGGCTTTCTGGCGATCTTCCCCGCCTTGGCCGCCCTGATCGCGATCTGGGGCTGGGCCTCGGATCCCGGCGTGATCCGCAGCCAGATCGAGCTGGCGCAGGATTTCCTGCCCGAGCAGGCCTATGTCCTGTTCCATGACCAGGTCGAGGCATTGCTGGCCGCAAATTCCCGCCACCTCGGCTGGACGAGCCTGCTGTCCACCCTCATCGCGATCTGGTCGGCCCGCGCCGGCGTCGCCGCGCTGATCCGCGGCCTGAACGCCACGCACCGCCTGCCGAACCGAACCGGCCCCTGGCACATCGTCCGCGCGATGGTGCTGACCATGACGCTGGTGGGGGTGGGTCTCGTCGCGATGCTGCTCTCGGTCGTGGCCCCGCTCGTCCTCACCTTCCTGCCGCTCGGCAGCTTCAACCAGCAGGTGCTGGAGCTTGCCAACGTCGGCGTGGGTATCCTGCTGGTGGTGTTCGGCGTGGCGCTGGCCTATCGCCTGGGCCCGAACCGGCCCAAGGGCAGCCCGCGACCCATCGTGACCTGGGGTCTTGCCGTGGCCGTGGCGCTCTGGGCGCTCGCCTCGCGCGGGCTGGTCTTCTACCTAGCGAACTTCGCCAATTACAACGAGGTCTATGGGTCCATCGGCGCGGTGGTGGCGCTTCTGGTCTGGCTCTACCTCAGCGCCTTCGCGGTGCTGCTCGGCGCGGCGGTTGATGCCGTCCGCGCCGCGCCTCAGTAG
- a CDS encoding YjbF family lipoprotein has protein sequence MGEILEVMRHGIGASLLAICVLLAGCGSEEDTNGRATFIKQAIGSIGGKDDAKKQDGSTLTRAKLARVTSPLSVVTVEATGAWALMVPFQRNGTVETWSSTDDRTIAMRDGILLATRGLGADLMSVEAPSAAQIASASGTHRRVHYQIDGQDQTVRTEFRCTLATDGMKTITIVQRNYATRHVLEHCEGSTGQFTNEYWVENAGFVRQSRQTFDQKLGKLKISRVID, from the coding sequence ATGGGGGAGATTCTGGAAGTGATGCGGCACGGGATCGGGGCCAGCCTTCTCGCCATCTGCGTGCTGCTTGCCGGCTGCGGCTCGGAAGAGGACACCAACGGGCGTGCGACCTTCATCAAGCAGGCGATCGGATCGATCGGCGGCAAGGACGACGCGAAGAAGCAGGACGGATCGACCCTGACGCGGGCGAAGCTGGCGCGGGTGACCTCGCCGCTGTCGGTCGTGACGGTCGAGGCGACAGGCGCCTGGGCGCTCATGGTGCCGTTCCAGAGGAACGGAACGGTCGAGACCTGGTCCTCGACCGACGACCGCACGATCGCGATGCGCGACGGCATCCTGCTGGCGACTCGCGGGCTGGGGGCGGACCTCATGTCGGTGGAAGCTCCGTCGGCGGCGCAGATCGCATCCGCCAGCGGCACCCATCGCCGCGTCCACTACCAGATCGACGGGCAGGACCAGACGGTCCGGACGGAATTCCGTTGCACTCTCGCAACGGATGGGATGAAAACGATCACTATCGTTCAGCGCAACTATGCCACCCGGCACGTCTTGGAGCATTGTGAAGGCTCTACGGGGCAGTTCACTAACGAATATTGGGTCGAGAATGCGGGATTCGTCCGGCAAAGTCGCCAGACTTTCGATCAGAAGCTCGGCAAGCTGAAAATAAGCCGGGTGATTGATTGA
- a CDS encoding YjbH domain-containing protein, translated as MAMPSPASRRGLLAGVSCAALVATAPALSETRPTLNFYGTTGLMDMPSGEAQPDALFNTSLSSFAGINRTTLTFQVLPRVSASFRYTGVGSWNETIPETDRVGVDSFDTYYDRSFDLRFQAFEEGRYMPSVTVGLQDFIGTGILSAEYIAATKHLMPNLKVTAGLGWGRLGSYGSFGGFGDRPEFEPSEDEGGNINADQWFRGDMAGFAGIEWQPNDRLSLKVEYSSDDYVEEAGNRNIFERKSPFNFGAEYEVSPGVRVGAYYMYGSELGLGLHFVMNPDDRATTGLVDSAPTPVRPRPSPAADPDAWSKEWVTQADANGLLRNNMQKQLDQDGILIEAFGSTATTAQIRIRNIRYDAEAQAVGRTARVMAYALPASVETFEIVPVVNGTPLSKVTLRRSDLERLEFAPGAAEAIRDRTLIGEAGAPIEGLAFDPKRYPRFGWSFGPFVRTSLFDPEQPVRADVGLRLRSQYEVAPGFILSGSVSQKLLGNIEDGEESTSVLPHVRSDFSLYSETDSATLDNLTAAWYARPGTDLYSRVTVGYLERMYGGASAEMLWKPVNSRLALGAEINYAKKREYEQGFGFLSGEDAYDVVTGHASVYYDFGNQFLGQVDVGRYLAGDYGATLSIDREFENGWKVGAFATLTDVSSEEFGEGSFDKGIRLQIPLTVLLGQPTRETAAYTIRPVTRDGGAMLRVDGRLYESVRHYHTQELDDQWGRFWK; from the coding sequence ATGGCGATGCCTTCCCCCGCGTCCCGGCGCGGCCTACTTGCCGGTGTGTCCTGCGCCGCCTTGGTGGCGACGGCCCCCGCGCTGTCCGAGACGCGGCCGACGCTGAACTTCTATGGAACCACCGGCCTGATGGACATGCCCTCGGGCGAGGCGCAGCCGGATGCCCTGTTCAACACCAGCCTGTCCAGTTTTGCCGGGATCAACCGCACGACCCTGACCTTCCAGGTCTTGCCCCGGGTGTCGGCCAGCTTCCGCTATACCGGGGTCGGCAGCTGGAACGAGACCATTCCCGAAACCGACCGGGTCGGGGTGGATTCCTTCGACACCTACTACGACCGCAGCTTCGACCTGCGGTTCCAGGCCTTCGAGGAAGGCCGCTACATGCCGTCGGTGACCGTTGGCCTGCAGGACTTCATCGGGACAGGTATCCTGAGCGCCGAATACATCGCGGCGACCAAGCACCTCATGCCGAACCTGAAGGTGACCGCGGGCCTCGGCTGGGGCCGGCTGGGCAGCTATGGCAGCTTCGGCGGCTTCGGGGATCGGCCCGAGTTCGAACCCAGCGAGGACGAGGGCGGCAACATCAACGCGGACCAGTGGTTCCGCGGCGACATGGCCGGTTTTGCGGGCATCGAGTGGCAGCCCAACGACCGGCTGAGCCTCAAGGTGGAATATTCCTCCGACGACTATGTCGAGGAGGCCGGGAACCGGAACATCTTCGAGCGGAAGAGCCCGTTCAACTTCGGCGCGGAATACGAGGTTTCGCCCGGCGTCCGGGTTGGCGCCTACTACATGTATGGCAGCGAGCTGGGCCTGGGCCTTCACTTCGTCATGAACCCGGACGACCGCGCGACCACCGGGCTCGTGGACAGCGCGCCGACGCCGGTGCGCCCGCGGCCCTCGCCCGCGGCCGATCCGGACGCCTGGTCGAAGGAATGGGTGACGCAGGCGGATGCCAACGGGCTGCTGCGCAACAACATGCAGAAGCAGCTCGACCAGGACGGCATCCTGATCGAGGCCTTCGGCAGCACCGCCACGACGGCCCAGATCCGCATCCGCAACATCCGCTACGATGCCGAGGCACAGGCCGTCGGGCGCACCGCCCGCGTGATGGCCTATGCGCTGCCGGCCTCGGTCGAGACCTTCGAGATCGTGCCCGTCGTGAACGGCACGCCGCTGTCGAAGGTCACGCTGCGCCGGTCGGATCTGGAGCGGCTGGAATTCGCGCCGGGTGCCGCCGAGGCGATCCGGGACCGCACGCTGATCGGCGAGGCAGGCGCTCCGATCGAGGGTCTGGCGTTCGATCCGAAGCGCTATCCGCGGTTCGGCTGGTCCTTCGGGCCCTTCGTCCGGACCAGCCTCTTCGATCCCGAACAGCCGGTGCGGGCGGATGTCGGCCTGCGCCTGCGCAGCCAGTACGAGGTTGCACCCGGCTTCATCCTGTCGGGTTCGGTCAGCCAGAAGCTGCTCGGCAACATCGAGGATGGCGAGGAATCCACCTCGGTGCTGCCGCATGTGCGTTCGGACTTCTCGCTCTACAGCGAGACCGACAGCGCGACCCTCGATAACCTGACCGCCGCCTGGTATGCGCGGCCGGGAACCGATCTCTACAGCCGGGTGACGGTCGGCTACCTCGAGCGGATGTATGGCGGCGCCTCGGCCGAGATGCTCTGGAAGCCGGTGAACAGCCGCCTCGCGCTGGGGGCCGAGATCAACTATGCCAAGAAGCGCGAATACGAACAGGGGTTCGGCTTCCTGTCGGGCGAGGACGCCTATGACGTTGTGACCGGCCATGCCTCGGTCTACTACGACTTCGGCAACCAGTTCCTCGGCCAGGTCGACGTGGGCCGCTACCTTGCCGGCGACTACGGCGCGACCTTATCGATCGACCGGGAGTTCGAGAACGGCTGGAAGGTCGGCGCCTTCGCCACCCTGACCGATGTCTCGTCAGAGGAGTTCGGCGAGGGATCCTTCGACAAGGGGATCCGGCTCCAGATCCCGCTGACGGTGCTTCTGGGCCAGCCGACACGCGAGACGGCAGCCTACACGATACGTCCGGTGACGCGCGACGGCGGCGCGATGCTGCGCGTGGACGGCCGGCTCTACGAGAGCGTGCGCCACTACCACACGCAGGAACTCGACGACCAATGGGGGAGATTCTGGAAGTGA
- a CDS encoding nucleoside-diphosphate sugar epimerase/dehydratase, with protein sequence MRKFLFQLVDRLTRGQKRGLLLLSDVCVAPLALFVTGLFIRSAGAGSGLEWMLPPAAALLACAVSLILGMPRIKLNAYESVAILKTAAFASILTMGLALVATVAGIDVPAAGAILFGLLFFILSVAARMAMLHALLWVLQIDQKGCRVLIYGAGNTGMQLAAALRSRGTIRPIAFVDDNPALQGMVIAGLRVHPSDRIERLVRERDVTRVLLAMPSESPARLARIDQRLQVIGVDVHTVPSFAQLVGEEKLVDNLSPFTFGRFLGRQQIEDALPQGADTYVGRSVLVSGAGGSVGSELCRQLLLIRPKRIVMFEISEIALYNIDRELRAMAEGTGVEIVPVLGSVTDARMSRMVMTEYDVEIVFHAAAYKHVPLVESNPIAGLANNVLGTRTLADAAHEAGVARFILVSTDKAVRPTNVMGASKRLAELVIQDLAKRSRGTIFSMVRFGNVLGSSGSVIPLFKEQIAAGGPVTLTHEDVTRFFMTISEAARLVLLAGSFAHQGESRGGDVFVLDMGKPVKIRDLAVQMIEAAGKSVRDAHNPSGDIEIVVTGLRPGEKLHEELLIGEGLLTTPHSKILRAQEDSLSELEMATALRALRSAMATGDAQAARRVILSWVEGYHPPETVAAKR encoded by the coding sequence GTGAGAAAATTCCTTTTCCAGCTCGTCGATCGTCTGACGAGGGGCCAGAAGCGCGGACTCCTTCTTCTGTCGGATGTCTGTGTGGCGCCTCTGGCACTGTTCGTCACGGGCCTGTTCATCCGCAGCGCGGGCGCAGGCTCGGGGCTCGAATGGATGCTGCCACCGGCGGCCGCTCTGCTTGCCTGTGCCGTGTCGCTGATCCTCGGGATGCCGCGGATCAAGCTGAACGCCTATGAATCGGTGGCCATCCTGAAGACGGCCGCCTTCGCCTCGATCCTGACGATGGGTCTGGCGCTTGTCGCCACGGTCGCCGGCATCGACGTCCCGGCGGCGGGGGCCATCCTGTTCGGCCTGCTGTTCTTCATCCTGTCGGTGGCGGCGCGGATGGCGATGCTGCACGCGCTGCTCTGGGTTCTCCAGATCGACCAGAAGGGCTGCCGCGTGCTGATCTATGGCGCGGGGAACACCGGAATGCAGCTTGCGGCGGCGCTGCGGTCGCGCGGAACGATCCGGCCCATCGCCTTCGTGGACGACAATCCCGCCCTGCAGGGCATGGTGATCGCGGGCCTGCGCGTCCATCCCTCGGACCGGATCGAGCGGCTGGTGCGCGAGCGGGACGTGACCCGCGTGCTGCTGGCCATGCCTTCGGAGTCGCCGGCCCGTCTGGCGCGGATCGACCAGCGGCTGCAGGTCATCGGCGTGGACGTCCATACCGTGCCCTCCTTCGCCCAGCTCGTGGGCGAGGAGAAGCTGGTGGACAACCTTTCTCCCTTCACGTTCGGCCGCTTCCTTGGCCGCCAGCAGATCGAGGATGCGCTGCCGCAGGGTGCCGACACCTATGTCGGACGCTCGGTGCTGGTGTCGGGTGCCGGCGGCTCGGTCGGGTCCGAACTGTGCCGCCAGCTCCTGCTGATCCGTCCGAAGCGGATCGTGATGTTCGAGATCAGCGAGATCGCGCTTTACAACATCGACCGCGAGTTGCGCGCCATGGCCGAAGGAACCGGCGTCGAGATCGTCCCGGTGCTGGGGTCGGTCACGGACGCGCGCATGTCCCGGATGGTGATGACGGAATACGATGTCGAGATCGTGTTCCATGCCGCGGCCTACAAGCATGTCCCGCTGGTCGAGTCGAACCCGATCGCGGGGCTGGCCAACAACGTGCTCGGCACCCGCACGCTGGCCGACGCCGCACACGAGGCGGGCGTCGCGCGCTTCATACTCGTCTCGACGGACAAGGCGGTGCGGCCGACGAACGTCATGGGCGCCTCGAAGCGGCTTGCGGAACTGGTGATCCAGGATCTGGCGAAGCGGTCGCGCGGCACGATCTTCTCCATGGTGCGGTTCGGCAACGTGCTGGGGTCCTCGGGCTCGGTCATCCCGCTCTTCAAGGAGCAGATCGCCGCGGGCGGTCCGGTGACCTTGACCCACGAGGACGTCACCCGCTTCTTCATGACCATCTCCGAGGCCGCGCGCCTCGTCCTGCTTGCCGGTTCATTCGCCCATCAGGGCGAAAGCCGGGGGGGCGACGTGTTCGTGCTGGACATGGGCAAGCCGGTGAAGATCCGCGACCTTGCGGTGCAGATGATCGAGGCCGCGGGCAAGTCGGTGCGCGATGCGCACAACCCTTCGGGCGACATCGAGATCGTGGTGACGGGCCTGCGCCCCGGCGAGAAGCTGCATGAGGAGCTTCTGATCGGCGAGGGCCTGCTGACCACGCCGCATTCCAAGATCCTGCGCGCGCAGGAGGACAGCCTGTCCGAACTCGAGATGGCGACGGCGCTGCGGGCGCTGCGCAGCGCGATGGCGACCGGCGACGCGCAGGCGGCGCGCCGCGTCATCCTCTCGTGGGTCGAGGGCTACCATCCGCCGGAAACCGTGGCCGCGAAGCGATAG
- a CDS encoding sugar transferase, which produces MSPAKRVLDVTLALLLMLLLAVPFAVLLVVLLAVEGRPLFYVAERMKAPGQPFDLWKLRTMRPAAQNAGVSGGDKQDRVTRTGRLLRRSRLDEVPQLWNVLKGDMSFVGPRPPLRLYVERFPALYARVLESRPGITGLASLHFHRHEERLLSRCRSPEETDAVYSRRCIPRKARLDLIYQRRRSLCMDLMLMQQTIRRVLLLRNKQSSASAKP; this is translated from the coding sequence ATGAGTCCCGCGAAGCGTGTTCTGGATGTGACCCTTGCCCTGCTGCTGATGCTTCTGCTGGCCGTTCCCTTTGCCGTGCTGCTTGTGGTGCTCCTCGCGGTCGAGGGTCGCCCGCTGTTCTACGTCGCCGAGCGGATGAAGGCGCCGGGCCAGCCCTTCGACCTGTGGAAGCTTCGCACCATGCGACCCGCAGCGCAGAACGCTGGGGTGTCGGGGGGCGACAAGCAGGACCGGGTAACGCGCACCGGCCGCCTTCTGCGCCGCAGCCGGCTCGACGAGGTGCCGCAACTCTGGAACGTGCTGAAGGGCGACATGAGCTTCGTGGGTCCGCGGCCGCCGCTTCGGCTTTATGTCGAACGGTTCCCCGCGCTTTATGCCCGGGTCCTTGAAAGCCGCCCCGGCATCACCGGCCTCGCGAGTCTCCATTTCCATCGCCATGAGGAGCGCCTGCTGTCGCGCTGCCGCTCGCCCGAGGAAACCGACGCGGTCTACAGTCGGCGCTGCATACCTCGAAAGGCGAGGCTCGACCTCATCTACCAGCGCCGACGCAGCCTTTGCATGGACCTGATGCTGATGCAGCAGACCATTCGGCGGGTGCTACTGTTGCGAAATAAGCAATCTTCCGCATCTGCGAAGCCCTGA
- a CDS encoding NAD(P)-dependent oxidoreductase — protein sequence MATRLLVLGSTGRIGRFLRRAWETPPEDLVPLWHGRNVGVPWDMLVEPFPGGRADVVLNLAGVTDRTGRLSDNVPLGLAGCHAAEAAGARHVFLLSSGAVYGSARTCDLLETDGPAPDHPYGQAKLAMERAALGWAETARPGLTLLRLGNVAGADALLGTVRPPDQPVILDPVPGGGGPVRTYIGPLTLARVLERLVWLAAQGTELPRVLNLGAPPAVDMADLLDAAGLAWRWGPRREGVIPRVALGLERLQALCPLPADAARPATLVAEWRTLS from the coding sequence ATGGCCACCCGGCTTCTGGTCCTGGGCTCGACCGGGCGGATCGGCCGCTTCCTGCGCCGCGCCTGGGAGACCCCGCCGGAGGATCTGGTTCCCCTCTGGCACGGTCGCAACGTGGGGGTGCCGTGGGACATGCTGGTGGAGCCCTTCCCCGGCGGCCGGGCCGACGTGGTGCTGAACCTGGCCGGGGTGACGGACCGCACAGGCCGGCTTTCCGACAACGTGCCGCTCGGGCTGGCCGGCTGCCATGCCGCCGAAGCCGCCGGTGCGCGCCATGTCTTCCTGCTGTCGTCCGGCGCGGTCTATGGCTCGGCCCGAACTTGCGACCTGCTGGAAACGGACGGGCCTGCGCCCGACCATCCCTACGGTCAGGCGAAGCTCGCGATGGAGCGCGCGGCGCTGGGCTGGGCCGAAACCGCGCGGCCGGGCCTGACGCTGCTGCGGCTTGGAAATGTCGCGGGGGCGGATGCGCTGCTGGGCACGGTGCGCCCGCCGGACCAGCCGGTGATCCTCGATCCCGTGCCCGGCGGCGGCGGCCCGGTCCGCACCTACATCGGCCCCCTCACGCTCGCCCGCGTTCTGGAGCGGCTGGTGTGGCTGGCGGCGCAGGGCACGGAGCTTCCGCGGGTGCTGAATCTGGGCGCGCCGCCCGCCGTGGACATGGCCGACCTGCTCGACGCCGCGGGTCTTGCCTGGCGCTGGGGTCCGCGGCGCGAGGGGGTAATCCCGCGCGTGGCGCTCGGGCTGGAGCGCCTGCAGGCGCTGTGCCCGTTGCCGGCCGATGCGGCACGGCCCGCAACGCTGGTGGCCGAATGGAGAACCCTGTCATGA